A stretch of the Lolium perenne isolate Kyuss_39 chromosome 3, Kyuss_2.0, whole genome shotgun sequence genome encodes the following:
- the LOC127338291 gene encoding ervatamin-B-like: protein MASSTSCLVLLLCLASLLQASLIAANMPHHHSDSEARAKFSKWMIKYSKTYPSHKEEEKRFQIFNQNTNSIGAFASQTSTSVVVGGFGPQTRTTVRVGMNRFGDLTPAEVVEQFTGFNNTGFHAASPTPLPYHSWKPCCVDWRSSGAVTGVKFQGTCASCWAFAAVAAIEGMNKIRTGELVSLSEQELVDCDTGSSGCGGGRVDTALALVAARGGITSEAKYPYSGFNGKCDVDKLLFDHQASVKGFKAVPINNERQLALAVARQPVTVYIDASGFEFQFYSGGIYRGPCSADASRVNHAVTIVGYCEGPGKGNKYWIAKNSWSNDWGDQGYIYLAKDVPWSTGTCGLATSPFYPTA, encoded by the exons ATGGCTTCTTCCACGTCTTGTCTTGTCCTACTCTTGTGCCTCGCCAGCCTCCTGCAGGCATCGCTGATAGCGGCAAACATGCCGCACCACCATTCGGATTCCGAGGCGAGGGCTAAGTTTTCCAAGTGGATGATCAAGTACTCCAAGACCTACCCGAGCCacaaggaggaggagaagcggTTCCAAATCTTCAACCAGAACACCAACTCCATCGGCGCTTTCGCCAGCCAGACCAGCACCAGCGTCGTCGTTGGCGGGTTCGGGCCGCAGACAAGAACGACTGTCAGGGTCGGCATGAACAGGTTCGGCGACCTCACCCCTGCCGAGGTCGTGGAGCAGTTCACCGGGTTCAACAACACCGGCTTCCATGCCGCGTCGCCCACCCCTCTCCCCTACCACTCCTGGAAGCCGTGCTGTGTGGACTGGCGCTCCAGCGGCGCTGTCACCGGCGTCAAGTTTCAAGGCACTTGCG CCTCCTGCTGGGCGTTCGCTGCTGTGGCGGCGATCGAAGGCATGAACAAGATCAGGACTGGGGAGCTGGTGTCTTTGTCGGAGCAGGAACTCGTGGACTGTGACACCGGGAGCAgtggctgcggcggcggccgcgTTGACACGGCCCTAGCTCTCGTGGCCGCCCGCGGAGGCATCACGTCGGAGGCGAAGTACCCATACAGTGGATTCAATGGAAAGTGCGACGTGGACAAGCTATTGTTCGACCACCAGGCGTCTGTCAAGGGATTCAAGGCCGTGCCGATCAACAATGAGCGGCAGCTGGCGCTGGCCGTCGCACGGCAGCCCGTGACGGTGTACATTGACGCCAGCGGGTTTGAGTTCCAGTTCTACTCCGGCGGTATCTACCGCGGCCCCTGCTCCGCCGATGCATCGAGGGTGAACCACGCCGTCACCATCGTCGGCTACTGCGAGGGGCCCGGCAAGGGAAACAAGTACTGGATTGCCAAGAACTCGTGGAGCAACGACTGGGGTGACCAGGGATACATCTATCTCGCCAAGGACGTGCCTTGGTCGACGGGCACTTGTGGCCTCGCCACCTCGCCATTCTACCCAACTGCTTGA